TCAACTGATTCCAATGACATGGTTTTCCTACATTCTCTTGCCACATGTATTATTCGAAGTAATTAATTCCCCGTTATTCCACCCTGGTTGGTGATTTATATTTTGTCGTCAGGTGTAAATACATTCCTTTATTTGCATCTCTAGGATGTTACGATTTAAGCCATGGTTATTATCCCTCTATAGGCATCCTTGACTGCTCTCCTGGACCCCGTCTCCAAAGTGATCCAGCAGGTGCAGACGTTCCGCGAGCAGAACCGCTCCTCGCCCCTCTTCAACCACCTCTCGGCCGTCAGCGAAAGTGTGCCTGCCCTCGGCTGGGTCGCCATGGTGAGTGGAGGACCTTGGCATtgtcaccagtgtgtgtgtgtgtgtgtgtgtgtgtgtgattgccgGAAACAAGCACCTCTTTCATTCTGTAGAAGTCTGAGACGGTTGTTTGGCAGTGAAATTGAAACAGTCCCTTTAGCAACAGTGCATCAGTGTTGAAACTCTGGAATTCTGATGATCATTTTGAGTAATGAATATGAATGAGAACTGCTGCATTTTAGTCTGATCAATCATGAACAAAGTTAAACCTAGACTTTGGTATGCCAGTGGATGCAATGCACGCATCTAAAAACCATTGTAAGCCATCGCACGAGCTGTGTCCACACAGGCTGTTTGAAGAGCAATAAATCTCCTGCGATGTTCTTGCTCTTCCAGGCTCCTAAGCCAGGTccctatgtgaaggagatgcagGATGCTGCCCAGTTCTACACCAACCGCGTGCTCAAGGACTACAAGGAGAAGTAAGGACCATctgctgtttgttgtcctttTAACCTTTTTCTGACTGCCAagtgggtggcaggtagcttagcggttaagagcgttggaccagtaggTGAAGAATCTgtcgctgtgcccttgagcaaggcacttaatcctaattgcgcccgtaagtcactctggataagagcgtctgctaaattaaaaccaaaataAGTTTTGGTTTTAATCTCATAGTTGAATACTGTATGTTTTCTTCATCCTTTTGGTCTCCCTCCTGTTGTGCGAAGCTAAATTGCCTTGTGTCCTACTCCTCAGGGACCAGAAGCATGTGGACTGGGTTAAGGCCTACCTGTCTATCTGGACTGAGCTGCAGAACTACATCAAACAGCACCACACTACCGGACTGGCCTGGAGCAAGAGCGTGAGTCATTTTAccctactctcgctctctctttactTCTCATGTCACTACAGGAGGGATACACGTTATCGGCTGCTCATAAACAACAGACTTAGTGCCGGGGGTAGGGAAAGGTGATCCTAACCGTTACCATACGAGTGAAGTAATGACATGGGCGTGTTTATGAAGGCGGAACGGATCCAAATAGAAACCTTCTAATTCTGTTTATCTAACATATATGAAGATCTGTCACGCGGAGTATGGAATTGTCAGACTGGGCTCTGTTTGACTTGTCTGTCGGCACAGTTCTCTGTTTGTGTGATAGAGAGGGCGGATGGTAAAATCACCAATGTGTTGGTTTCTTGTCAGCCGTTCCATTCTGCACAGTTCCAAACATTGCACCTTATTGAATTAGACCCAGTTGTTAAGAGCAGGAAATGACCATGTCTAGGCGTGTGTATAACCAATGTGCTGTCTTTTTTTGGTCCATCCCAGGGTCCAGTAGCCTCGGCCTCTGCAGCTCCCCCTGCCGGTggcgctcctcctcctccccccggccctcctccccctcccatgGACTTCAGCGGGTCGTCTGGCGGTGGTGGAGACCAGGGGCCCGACACCCGTAACGCCCTCTTCGCCTCCCTCAACAAGGGAGCTGACATCACCAAGGGTACATGTCGAATAATGCATCAGCAAAAGTTCTCAAGAATCAGACGCTCAATTGATTAAGAAGTACTTTGAAACATACAGGGCTCACTTGAAAAAGATGTCGATCTCAATGTTacttacttggttaaataaaggatcaAGAAAATAATACAATGTGAGAAGCAAATGAACCCCAACTCCTTCATTCATTATACAGAGTCTTCCATTATGTAAAGGCATTTCTCCTTGTCTACGAGGACAGTAGCACCATGTCTCACCCATCTTACAGTATATTTGCGCTTACTGTACGTTACTCTGGATAATAGCGTCTGGTAAATGACAAAAAGTCAATATTTGTGTTCCCTTCTCCTTCCTACCTTTACTTTTTGTCCCTAGGCCTGAAGCACGTGCCCAAAGACCAAATGACTCACAAGAACCCCAACCTGAGGACCCAGACCGGTCCGGTGCACACAGGACCCAAGCACTTCAGCTCCCCCAAGACAGAGGCCACCGCCGCCCCCTCTCGCAAGCTGCCCCCCGTTCTGGAGCTTGACGGCAAAAAGTGGAAAGTGGTGAGATATTGGTCCTTGTCAAGTCGTTTACACTGGTATACAATAATTTAACTTGTATAGCGCTTTTCATTGCAGAAAAAAATCTCAAAGCACATAAAAAGCAAAACAAACAACATTTAAATTGatatggtagagatggagatggagattgAATGTCTATATTTGGTTTCAGATGTAAGGCTGGGAGTTGAGGCAGTTCGGATTAGAGAGACAGTGTAGCTTCAGTGACGGGGGTTTCGACCGTACAGCCAGGGTGAAACAAAGACAGTCTGACAAACTGGCCCAGAACGCTTCGTCAGTGCACCACATCTGCTTCTCTGACGGTCAGTTCCTCCTATGGGAAAAAGGTTCCTATGggcaatgttctctctctccagaggcccttaacctctacgggatcgatGTTCCTTCCCCCcgcacgggacggttgagctaccgtaggctaatgtgattagcatgaggttgtaagtaacaaaacaaaatggcccaggacatagacatatctgatatgggcagagagcttaaattcttgttaatctaactgcactgtctaatttacagtagctattacagtgaaaaaataccatgctattgtttgaggagagtgcacaattatgaacttgaaaatgtattaataaaccaattaggcacatttgggcagtcttgatacaacattttgaacaggtatgcaatggttcattggatcagtcttaaactttgcacatacactgctgccatctagtggacaaaatcAAATGTGTGCcttggctggaataatacattatggcctttctctttcatttcaaagatgatgctacaaaaaaatacaaaagaacggttgatttttttctttgtattaccttttaccagatctattgtgttatattctactacattcctttcacgtttccataaacttcaaagtgtttcctttcaaattgtaCCAAGAATAtggatatccttgcttcaggtgttgagctacaggcagttagatttgggtatgtcattttaggcgaaaattggggTCAGATCCTTaaattaaagtaactgtccagtgaaaatcgcacttttaaaagttcatattctgttaatTCAAactcaaataatgttgttgactcattctatactcgtatttgtggtcaaagcataaattggagaaaaacacttacaaaaataaaaaacacaaaatgCATGCTATTTCCTcatggaggatgagctggccaatcagcggtgtATTCACGTTCATATTTTTAATGACCGTTTtaagcccacaccattctgttgttggggtacgcccacaacATTCCAACACAGagaagctgctttttaacatgcATTAATTACCACTGTTTGGAAGGAAGACCTATGGTCAtttttcatagaaatctggaaacactggacagttactgtaAGGATCTAGCTGTGTTTCCCAACACATGTAACGCAGCAGTGTTTCCAAACAGTGGTGTGCATGACTCCTTTTGGTGTGCAACCATAAATATTGGCTTTGTTTACTTGTTGCTTCATGGGAAAATGTTGAAGGCTTTATATGTACAAATATTTATAAACCACTTACTTGGTTTACCATGAAAGAATCTACTATATAAGCAGAGTTTCCACTACAGTGAACTCACGAAGGGAGCATTTCAGATACGTGGGCTGTTGGTTTGCCCCTGAGCTGAATGCACGGGTTTCGTCATGCACTGAGCACTACAGTCCCGAGCCATTGCATTTTCAGGAGTGGAGTGTATTtcctctctaacccctaacctcttccTCTGTGTAATGACAAATAGGAGAACCAAGAGGGTGTCCAGGGCATGGTGATCAGTGACACAGAGCTCAAGCAGGTGGTCTACGCCTTCAAGTGTAACAACAGCACCCTGCAGATCAAGGGCAAGATAAACTCCATCACTTTAGGTAAGGACGTACCCGTGTGTGGACACATTTTAAAGTCAAAGGTCAACGAAGGGCATTTGTTAATAGGGTTCCTCTCTTGTAGACAACTGTAAGAAACTGGGTCTGGTCTTTGACGACGTCGTGGGCATTGTAGAGGTTATCAACTGCAGGGACGTCAAGGTTCAGGTGTGTATTTCTAATCTCCATTAATGAGAAAATGGACACTGTGAAAGGAGCTGGTCATTCAGCCAATGAACATGGCGATATCACACAACTGTGACAACGGATCATATCAGCTTTTGTCCGATTGTCATTTACATATTAAAAGTCTCCAATTTGATTGTGGGTGTGACATTTGACAGATTACTTTGCATGTTTTCTAAACTTTTATGGCTGTTTTATCTCTGCACAGTACACAACAGATTTATTTAATCATAGTAGAATCACACTTAACCCTCTGGTGTGTTCAGGTCTTGGGCAAGGTTCCCACCATCTCCATCAACAAGACTGACGGTTGCCACGTGTACCTGAGCAAAGATTCGCTGGAGTGTGAGATCGTCAGCGCCAAGAGCTCAGAGATGAACGTGCTGGTACCTGGTAAAGACGGAGACTATGTAAGTACATCTATGGGGGAATCTTGTCTAATTGGCATTAAAGGCAATTATGGAACAACATGGTAATACATGTGATGTGGAAAAGTGATGATAAACTACCATTTCTCCTTTGTTTCTCAGACTGAGATCCCTGTTCCTGAGCAGTTCAAgactgtctgggatggaaagaaGCTTGTCACCACTTGTACAGAGATCGCTGGATAGAGGCGCAGCACTCGAAACAGCCTCCCCTTTGCAAATGCCTACCTGACTGATCGACCGACCAGCTAACCAAACCACAAAGTAGACTGAGATCTCAACCGCACCCATATTTTTCCAATCTGCCAATCAAAGCTTTAGCGGTTTCTTCCTTCAGCCAATGAGAGGACTGCTTGCTTTATCTGGAGCATTCCTTCAGCCAATTGCAGGGAGCGGCTTGTTATTCGATTCGGTTATCCTCATGACCAGTGAGCGTATTCAAATGGGTTTGCCAACAACCAGGTTGATTTTTGATTTCCTGCTAATGATAAACGTAATAGCGAGCGCGAGGGAGCAAAGCTTTTATCACACCTGTGGTTAAACACTAAACATCAGCCAATGTTTCCTTAAACCAATCGTTAATTGGATTTCCCCTCTGGTCAGGGGGAGGCATGTGTTCAGGGGTCCAAGGTTTCAGTTCCATTTATGCAATTTAGCCGTGAAGCACATGTACAACCAACCCCTCTTTACAGTCGACAATGCTAACATTCATAGAGATTGACTAAATATAACATTTGTGTCATCACTCTTAAATAGGTAAAATAAGTTACGTGCAGGATCACTGTCTTTTTTTATCATAACACTGAAGCAAAATGGTGTTGAAAAAAATATTGAAAGATGAAATATAAAGAGAAAAAAATGTTAATTCCTTGCTCAACCTCCAAGACACATTCCCTTTAGCATTGAAAATGAACATTCCATATTATTCAGACAATATGGGGGCAAAGAGAGAATGATGTGGAAGTGTGACTTGACTTTGACACAAATTAGAAGTGGTTTTAGCGACAAGACGTCAAAATACTGTTTGATCATTAATGGTTAAGTTTGGGGTTGCCTTGATCTCGGAATGATTTTTGGATTATCTGCTGTAATGATCTGTATAAACATTGCTTTTTTTAATGCTAGTTGTCTTAACCCCACTGTCGCCATCAACCCACCTATCCACTCGTCTGTCTCTACTACAACCTGTGGTTATCCTGTTCTTATAGCTGTCATGCTCTGATGTGGAGTTTATTTCATTTGGGTCAAGAATCAAAATTTTGCTCATTAGTACTGGAGGAAGACATTAAACAAAAATTGCAATATATGTCAGTCTTGAGTCTGATTGTGTGATCAAAGAAACTTTATTGGCTGACCAGACAGTAAGAGCAGGACGAGCCCTTATGTTTTGTTCTATCTGGGAAGACGTGCTATTTTTCACAAGGAGCGCTTGGTAATTAGCTCAGTTCAGAACCAGTGATTTCCTAACATATCATTAGTTCCATGTTATTTACCATCACACTACTGGCAAAGAAACACCCACCACACTTTTTATAATTCATTTTTATTCCAAAATACAGTGCTAAACAAATGATCCTACATTTAAACTTGAATAGATATCTCCAAATTAGACTCATGCATCTCTGAGAACCAACTGACACTAACTTTATTTCTCGATGGTAGTACGTTAACTGGGTAAAACTGTTTTTAAAACCATAAAGTGTATTATTCGATTTAAACAGCAGGATGGTATCGATATGATAGGAATGATCAGTGCaacagtagtgtgtgtgcgtacgtcaACTGAAAtgtcagtgtagctagctaggtgtATTTAGCGCAGGTAAGGCACTAGTTTGGCATTGAACCACTCATCGGTGAACTGGAGGTGATCTCCTTCTGTGGCCAGGAAATCCAGCTTCCCAGCTGCCTCCATCGCTGCCAGTCCCAGACGATCCTTAAAACCGATACCATTCATCAATATAACAAACTACaatctatattattcaaataGATGGAAATACATGTCTGTTTGAAGATGCGTAAACGTGATGGTTTTACCTCTCGATAGAGAACACTCTCCTGAAGGGTCTCGGTCTCTTTCGCCTGACCCGTTTTCAGAAAACCAAACCACTACAACAAACAGATTGCAAATGAAAAACATCTTGTTCATTAGCATCAGTAATTCCAGTGTAGGAGGATGACAGTACATCAAGAGAGGATGTGTCCAGTATTTACCTCTGTGTCAACTGGATCAACAACGCTGTCCTGCAAGAACTTGACCATCACAAACTTGTCCAGCAGTTGGAGGTTCTTCTTGTAAGTCTCGTTCACCACCTGTGAGGTGAAATGCAGCAGATAATTTGAATTAAATTGGAATACAGTTATGGAGAGTTCTCAGGAGAATAATTAAGACAAACAGCACTGTATGAACAATCAAATAACGTCTGATTCTGAAAATGAGCACCATACTAACCCGCTCCTGATTGACATCAGCCAGGAAGAGGCTGTGTTTTTTGTACAGGTCGTCATTCAGTGGGTCGTGCCAGTACTGTGCCTGCACCAAGCTGATAAAGACAAGGATTCCAAATGTACCACTAGATAACAGCCACAATACACAAAGCACTTTGTCTTTTCTTTGCGCATCCTCTCAAAAACGTACAGTAACTATGTCATACTGTTAATCTGGATATTGCTGACTTGTCTCAAACAAAACAATTTCCTTCTGAGTTGTAAACCTACACTCACTGTTTTTGCACAGTATCGGTGTAGGCTCCTGAGTTGAGTTTCTTGCGAATCCAGTCACAGATATGGGAGCTCTCTCCAGGGCATCTAGGGAGACCATACACCCCTGTGAATGTGGAGAATAGAATCATTACAAAACTGTCAGGAAGTGAATGAAAAACAATGTTGCTGAATAGTGACAAGGCACTGTTGCCATGGTGCCGTTACCTTGTTGTTGTCCCCCAACAGAGATCAGGGTTTTCATTGGAGGAGATGGACAGCGCTGCGCCACTGCCCTCCTTGGGGGAAAAGAGGTGGAAAGGTGAAGAACTGAGAATGACAGCTTCTTGTCTAATGTATATTCCTCCTCttaccagggatgggcaactccttGCGGACCGGAGTCGTcgcaggcttttgttccaccTCAGCTATAAGACACCTGATTTAACTACATTGGTTGAATAGGTGTCAAAGTGTACTGCAGCTCTCCAGAACCGGAGTGGCCCTTCCCAATCTCTAACATTCTATTAAAAAAACATTCTGAGAGGCTTTGTGAGTACGGATCCAGAGACACTTACAGGAACTGCCCTCCCTGGGAAAAGCCCATGGCATTGTAGCCATCCTTCAGCTTGGGATCCTGGGCCAGCTGGCTGCACAccatggacacctgctcgttgacaTCCATGAAGAAACCATTCTCTGTGTCCTGAGGGGTAGATATGAGGCAAggaagttcatgttgggtacgtAACAAAGTTGGCAAACAGGAAAACCACATTTCAGAAAACAGGTCAGCGGTGAGCTATTTTACCCTACAAAGGGCCGGTGAGTGCAAGCGTCGCAGCAACGAAGCAGTAACACACTTGATTCTACTAATCGACTTCAATCAAAGCTTTCATTAGTAGGAACGTGTGCGTTACTGCTTGTCTGGAGCAAAGGCAAGCATCCACACCGGTCACTGCAAGTTATGACTGTCCACCACTGAGCAGGGCCGGAGTTATGGACAGGCCTTAGGGGGCCTGGCCCACCTTACCGTACCTCCTTGCCACTCTAAATAATTATCATTTTTTTGACCGAGATGTGCGCCAACAGAAGACGCTTCAATCACAGaaaaagcatccgagcgagcaaaacagcgccactctgtctcagtatgtgtagaccatgtacagttgaagtcggaagtttacatagaccttagccaaatacatttaaactcagtttttcacaattcctttcatttaatcctagtaaaaattgtcttaggtcagttaggatcaccaccttattttaagaatgtaaaatgtcagaataatagtagagaaaattatttatttcagttcttatttctttcatcacattcctagtgggtcagaagtttacatacacaaaattagcatttggtagcattgcctataaattgtttaactggggtcaaacgttttgtgtagcccacaacaagttgggtgaattttggcccattcctcctgacaaagctggtgtaattgagtcaggtttataggcctccttgctcgcacacactttttcagttctgcccacaaattttctataggattgaggtcagggctttgtgatggccactccaataccttgactttgttgtccttagaccattttgccacaactttggaagtatgcttggggtcattgtccatttggaagacccatttgcaaccaagctttaacttcctgactgatgtcttgagatgttgcttcaatatatccacataattttcctccctcatgatgccatctattttgtgaagtgcaccagtccctcctgcagcaaagcacccccacaacatgaggctgccacccccgtgcttcacggttgggatggtgttcttcggcttgcaagcttcccactttttcctccaaacataacggtggtcattatggccaaacagttctatttgtgtttcatcagacaagaggacatttatccaaaaagtacgatctttgtccccatgtgcagttgcaaaacgtagtctggctttttttatggcggttttggagcagtggcttcttccttgctgagcggactttcaggttatgtcaatataggatttgttttactgtgtgtgtgtgtgtgcgtgtgcgtgtgcgtgtgtgtgtgtgtgtgtatgtatatacacacacacacacacacacacacacttttgtacgtctttcctccagcatcttcacaaggtcatttgctgttgttctgggattgatttgcgcttttcgcaccaaagtacgttcctctctaggagacagaatgcattgccttcctgagtggtatgacggctgcgtggtcccatggtgtttatacttgcgtactattgtttgtacagatgaacgtggtaccttcaggcgttttctcccaaggatgaaccagacttgtggaggcctacaattgtttttctgaggtcttgccatgacataattttctggaatttccaagctctttaaaggcacagtcaacttagtgtatgtaaacttctgacccactagaattgtgatacagtgaattataagtgaaataatctgtctgtaaacaattgttggaaaaattacttctgtcatgcacaaagtagatgtcctaaccgacttgccaaaactatagtttgttaacaagaaatttgtggagtggttgaaaaacgagttttaatgactcaaacctaactgtatgtaaacttctgacttcaactgtatctgatactgtctggaccaaaaga
This genomic interval from Salmo salar chromosome ssa27, Ssal_v3.1, whole genome shotgun sequence contains the following:
- the LOC106588477 gene encoding adenylyl cyclase-associated protein 1, with amino-acid sequence MAALASLVQRLEVAVSRLEAVSGGGGGGGSAGGSGALAAYVEAYDAIITGSVGQYMTLSQQIGGDVQKHADMMKQAFSCQRQLLVTSSCSQKPSDASLTALLDPVSKVIQQVQTFREQNRSSPLFNHLSAVSESVPALGWVAMAPKPGPYVKEMQDAAQFYTNRVLKDYKEKDQKHVDWVKAYLSIWTELQNYIKQHHTTGLAWSKSGPVASASAAPPAGGAPPPPPGPPPPPMDFSGSSGGGGDQGPDTRNALFASLNKGADITKGLKHVPKDQMTHKNPNLRTQTGPVHTGPKHFSSPKTEATAAPSRKLPPVLELDGKKWKVENQEGVQGMVISDTELKQVVYAFKCNNSTLQIKGKINSITLDNCKKLGLVFDDVVGIVEVINCRDVKVQVLGKVPTISINKTDGCHVYLSKDSLECEIVSAKSSEMNVLVPGKDGDYTEIPVPEQFKTVWDGKKLVTTCTEIAG
- the LOC106588481 gene encoding palmitoyl-protein thioesterase 1, whose product is MTTLLRMLLGAGPLLSLLVLNLVHGSDNATLPLVMWHGMGDSCCNPLSMGSIKKMIEEAIPGIDVLSLMIGKTVIQDTENGFFMDVNEQVSMVCSQLAQDPKLKDGYNAMGFSQGGQFLRAVAQRCPSPPMKTLISVGGQQQGVYGLPRCPGESSHICDWIRKKLNSGAYTDTVQKHLVQAQYWHDPLNDDLYKKHSLFLADVNQERVVNETYKKNLQLLDKFVMVKFLQDSVVDPVDTEWFGFLKTGQAKETETLQESVLYREDRLGLAAMEAAGKLDFLATEGDHLQFTDEWFNAKLVPYLR